In Carassius carassius chromosome 38, fCarCar2.1, whole genome shotgun sequence, the genomic stretch TTAATGGTTAAGTGTTTATAATGGgccaatttttcttttttctttcttttgttgattATCTTCGCCAAACCTTCTACTTAACTACATTATCTGATTTATATTGTTTTGAGTTCTGTCATGTTTAAGTATAGATGAGCAGATTTGGAAAAAACGATTTGATTCGACTTGTGGAGTATAAGAATTTCTTTTTAGGAGTCCTGTGAAATTATGATTACAGTATAACTTTGCAAAAGCTGTTGGgtaaaaaaagttaaagttaCACTAGCATTCATGCAGTCATGGGGTTAAACTGGTTCATTTACAGTCTGTCAGACCTACTGTATGCAGACAAATTATCAAAGTTTTACCAAAGAAAACGTTTGGAAGCTATAGTATCAAAGTTATTCCAAATTCAGAGCCCCTTGCTGCTCCAGTTTGACTGCAGCAATCATTATTACCACTGCATACTTCGTGTTTACTGTTCAGTTGTTAGCTGTCTATTTATGTGAAGTATTTTATTGTCTTGctttaaaattataattgtattaatatcCCCCGTTTTTTGCATGTGCAAATACAGGGTTTCTGTGGGTCGCCACAATcctaattcgccctttcacaaaTTAAGTCTCAAAGCGAAAGGTATTAAATTCATGAAGTTATAGCATTAAATGTTTTTGCTTTGCATCAATattcttttgtcttgtttttcagtgcaaatatctaaacatcctggAATCAACTTATATTTATGTGAAATTCAAATTAAGTATATTAAgtctcttttttttctagtttatactAAAGAAATGTCAACTGGGAAAGAAAAGTAGTTTTTCTTTGGAATTAAGTACATTTAGGTTGAGCCTATTGGCAGATATTGgttcttgttttaatcaaactcacttaattttgatcagtttctcaaaaaaaaaaatcattttgcttGTTAGTATATCATGATTTAAGAGTCTTTAGACATTTACACTGGAAAACGACAGAAATACTAAGGATGCTCATCGCTTTTTGCAGCGTGATCAGAAGGTACAATAAAAGTTATTTCCATGGAGCTCTGTTGGAATGTGTATTTTCAAGATTTAAAGTGTTGCTAATGTGCCTTCTCTGCTCCTTAGACATTTACACTTACAGAACGTATTGATGTATTTTCCCTTGAATTGTCTTTACTTGGACTTAAAAAGGTATCGAAATGTACCCTTAAAAACTTCAGAAACCCTGAAATACTCCGTAAAAATTTGTTACGAATACGATTAGGATTAAGGCTGTAATAATTGGGTCAGCTGTGCTTTGGAACATGGTCATACGTCTGTTTTGTCCCAGCTGAATAAGTTTAAGTGGTCATAACCTCTGAATGGCTAATTTGTCATTAATGTTCTTTGGACTGATCATCCTGAGCTTTTAAACCTGATGCAAGCAGCTCTGTCTAATTAGACGTAAGCTCTGCTTGTTTTCTCCGAAACTAAATCCGATGTCACCGCTCGAACCATCTGTCCACATGTGCGTTCCGTTTCTCATAACATCACTGCGCAAATATAACATCCATTTTTCTAtctcagtatatatattttttttattatcattacaaaCGTTTTTCAAATTCattacacaaaaatacacaataatgctgttgtaaaaaaattaaatacacgtGTTGCACGTGATCCTGGATAATTGGCTTTTGACTGTGCATTTTGAAATGTCACTCAGTTTCCTTCCCAATCACCTTCAAGATGTTGAATGATGTCATCGCAGTTCTGGATCGTGTTTTGACTGTAACATCAGCCTGAACCTGAAGGACAAAATTGCCGAATGCATGCCAGCATGCAATAACTTTTGTACCTTCAGCAAAAGAGGCCATAAAAGCGgaggaataaaaatatatataaaaaaagttgggGGGCTGTTCTTGTGAATAGAAGCATTTCCTTTGAATAGGGAAAGGAACACTGCCTAAATGTATTCAGCTGTACAAAACAGCCAAAATTAGTCTGTTTTAAAAAGCAGAGCTGGAAGAACCAGAGAATGTGTTCTTTCTGTACTTCTCTGTGGCACAGTGGTAGAAAGGAGGTTTTTGGATATGTATAAGGCATCCGTCTGGTGACTCAGACCTGACATATATTGTAGTAGACAGTGGGTCGTTCAAAAACTGTGTCCCCGACCACCTCCAATATACAGTCTTTGCCACCCAGCAGTGGTACTTCAGTTAAAGGCACATTCTCCATGTTTTGAGCAGTCTGGCTGTCCTGTGCAGCTCCATTTGCTTTCGCCTGAAAACAAGGTGGTCACATCATCAATAAGCTTGTGGTATTTTGAGATTAACTCAAGTTTAAGCATGATGCTACAAAAGCCTTCCACCACAAAGGTTTGTAAATGGGTCAATGTCATGTCTGACTGTCCACACCAAAgatgagaaaatataaaaaaaaaaaagaactcttTGCATTCATGTTGGATTCAGGTGAGTTTAatcttaatcattattttaaaaaaagaaacaaatattttaaatatattttcaaggtTAAGGgtaaattttatataaacattGAGAATAATTCATAAATACCATTAAGGCTTTCAGGACATTTGCATGTAAAACCTTAAAATTCCTTGCCTTGTCATAAAGTTTATAAATACtaatttagaaattaaaatcATGCATCATTACAAGCATGCTTAGCAAGTCATCACGTTTATACATCTTAGACACTTTTTATCTGAAAGCAACTTACAATGCCTTCAAGGTATACATTTTAGCACCATGCTCTACTTTTTTGTTCTACAGAAAGgttatatgcatacattttagtttgaatgtatttttaaataaattcacagatgcagatgagaaaaaaaaagtgtcatgtcACTGacccaaagaaaaaaagaaaacaggaaaCAAATGTTAGCTTACAGCTTTGTCAGGTGGGAAGTCTTTTCGACACAAGTGGCCGATGATTCCAGCTGCCAGAGCGTCTCCTAGCACGTTGATCATTGTTCGAAAGCGATCTCTTTAAACCAGAAAGGGTAGAAGACTTTATTtttgatttgattattattatttccctcatgcattgttttaaaatttactcttaatatttatttttatattatttactatttatatttaatttagttgatACATTGATTACAGCTATCATgaactgtattaatttattttatttttatttattttttgtttcaggCAGATAAAATGGCAGTTATGGCAACTTACAAGATCCAATCAATGGCCACAATCAGCGTGATGTCATCCGCTGGCAATCCAACAGATGACAGCACTATCACCATGGTTACAAGGCCTGCCTGAGGGATTCCAGCGGCTCCTATGCTGGCAGCGGTTGCTGTTATACTGGAGGAAATCAGAATAGtatgattattatgattttaCTTCACTTTAATAGAAAAGAAAAGGCTATATTTTTTTGCATGCCCTTTACTAACTTTGTTCCGTGTAATAATTTATTAGAACTGTTAAACAGAGACAGTAAACTAATGAAGACAGAGAACAGGAGCCCTTTGCTCTCAGGTGTTGGATTTCTgagcactgtcaaaataaaagtcccgatatatcggtcgaccactaaacCTGACTATATTTGGTTACATCTTTGTCTTTCTGTAAGTACCTGATGGTGACCAACTGTCCAAAATCCAGTTCGTAGTCATTGACCTGGGCAATGAAAATAGCAGCGACTGCTTCATAAAGCGCCGTTCCATCCATGTTAATGGTGGCTCCCACTGGCAGCACAAACCGGGCAATCTGCCTGTCCACTCGGCAGTTCTCCAGCAAACATTTCATTGTAATGGGCAGCGTTGCAGAACTGGGAAACAGAGAGAATCTCTCACACTTACAAGGTCATGAAGTCAATACATTTCTACTTATTTTAATGGAGATGGGACAAgccattgacagatttttttgagGAGTTCATCTTACCTGGATGACGTGGCGAGGGCGATGACCATGGCTTGCAGAAGCCCTCTGATATATGTGAAAGGATTTTTCCATGtcagaatgaaataaaagaatgGAAGCAAGATGAGGCCGTGCACAAACAGGCCTGCCATGACCGTCAACCCATACCAGCCCAACTTCTTCCCAAGTGTGGAGGGATCACTCATGTCCAGGATTTTGCCAGCTACAAGGAAAATGATCCCAAAAGGAAAATACCTGTTGAAAAAGACAGAGAAGGAGTTATTAATGAATTATATAATTCTCAAGAACATTGCTGTTCAAATTCTTCAGTTAgacagaattgacatttttggataaacaatGTCTAACTATGAAACTTGCAATTCTATTGTACTTCATTAATGTGATGCATTTCAAGTAAAACAGGAAATTTGgtgaaaaattttttttcagtCTACTGAGAactgaacaaaaaaaagttacttacaaagtgatttattaattttattttattttgagtccAGAAATCGGTTTCATTTATTAGTTTATGAGAATTTTTTTATGCAATTCAAatggatacattttaaatttaggccttaatattttttggagtgTAACACATGGGGTGACATCGTTGTTACCCCACACTAGAGCAGCATGTTGTAGTGTGTGACAGCTCTTAAACGCAGGTGATCCGTAAATCCTGTGTATGACAAATTGATGCGTATTTTGATAGCCATACTTTTTAGTATGACAGTGTTCACACCAGTACATACCATACAGCTGCATTAATGATCTTCATCACACACTCATTGATGCACTGGCAAACGTTCACCAGAGGAGCTCCCCGTTCACCCATTTTACCAAGTAAGAGACCTAAatgaaaagtcatttttataGTTATGCATTTGATCATGGTTTTACTTAGTAAAGATGCTTCATTAGGTGAAGGCAGATGTTTTACCCATTGTGGCTGAGAAAATAACAATGCCGAGTACATTCATCTGCTGACTGCTGCTTGGACGGGTTTTATACTCGATGTCTGGAGGTGGTGTTAGTTCCAACTGCACCGTCCGACCCTTTGGGTTGTCTTCATCAGGCATCAAGTAGACAAAATTTGGGCGTCCTGTGTTCACCGGTGTTTTTATGATTGGAATAATGTCTGTCTTATACtgaaacaacaaaatataaaagtcaaatcaattcaactttatttatatgctgctttaagcagctttacagtgttaaatggGAAAATGTGTGGTGATAATGCAAAACTAGGTTTTACTTTTTCTTAGGAAATCATGTGGTTTTTGCTTGTATAAAATTGGTTATAACAATTTTCTAAGTATTCTATCCTGATCCTACAATACAAATCTAATAGATTTTATTGTCCACCAGGTGAAAGTCGCCAATAAGCCGCATGATTTGAGGTATCGTTAAAGGCtgcatatatttatacataaaatgGTTTACTCACATTCCTATGAATGGGAGAAAGTGCAATGCAATAGAGTGCAACAGTTGGGTTccggtagtaaaaaaaaaaaaaaatctccatagagagattgattgattgattgattttttttttacaataactgATAAATGTTCAAGGAGCAGTGTCGGGGGTaaagcattacaagtaacgctAATTACAtaatcaaattactttttttctagTACTGGATTACTTTTCAATTTACAATGAAATGTCTAAGTTACTTTGTTTCCCTATTTAATCACTGACACCTTTCCTCTCCTGGTGTTGAGAGAAATTTTCTGTGAGGTGCAGAGACAGAGTCACGTCCTTCAGCCTGAGatttattaatttcacttttggtgtgaaagggccaaaaatataactttttagtttattgtaataaaaaaacaaataagcaagTCTAGACCAGGTgacaaaaagtaatgcaaaattaacaattctttccataaaaagtaactaagtaatacAAATACTACTTTTTtatggagtaacgcaatattgtaatgcattactattAAAAGTAACTTTACCCAACACAATTAAGGACAGACCTGTCATGAGCCTTGCGGTTATTAATTAATTGCATATGCTCTTGGAGAAGCCATTGTTCACAATAATCACGTTTAATAGCAGAATTAAAGCTTCATTACCCATGATGATGTACAGAAAATTCAGTCAAGAGTCAGTGTCCACACGCTATGAGAATAcctaaatatttgtgtgtgtgagtgtgtgtgtgtgtgtgaatatatattatgcatatttGGCAAAAACTTATCAACAGCTTTAAATTCTATAAATTCTTAATTTCTTCagcttttttttctaatttaactaATTCGCAATGCTTCATGGGAAAAATACAAAACCAATGCTGCTGAAAAAGTGGGCAGGCACTAATGCACTATGATGGAATAAGTCCCGCTTTCTAAATAAAGAGCCATTTGTCAATGTGACGGTAAAGTCATTGCATCATTACAACTGACGGATCCATAGAAAAAGTCAGTGTCCTGACACGCACGTTTAGGACTGGCAAGCCCATTGGCTGGACCGACCTTGCTTTTCAACACTATTTgagaataataaacaatatttaagGGATTGTCTCCAGGTAGCTATTTTGCGCATTCAAGACCTACATGAATGAGGCAATACAGAAATTTCAAAAACGTCttgtaaaaatcacatttaaataacatacttcaaatcagcaacacaatttGACAGGTATTATTCATGCTGTTAGTAAAAACACTGTACATTTATAAGCTCATTTATCAGCTGATAAGTGTCTGTCTACTCACCTGCTGAAATGTGGCTTCAATGAGATTGGAGGGGATCATATTCCTGGGGATGGAAATAAAGTATAAGTGTAAAAGTGTAAAGGCCATATTTAAAGCGTATGATGCTAATTCATTTACTATGTCTTTATGAATATATCACACTACATTTATACTTTCAGATATGACATACACCCTGGAGACGAACCCTTAGGCCAGCTATTTTCATGTGTAGTAGCACAAGTCCAACAGCAGCTTGCTGTGTTTATGGGCAGAGGGGAATAGAAGGGTCCTGCTCTTCTTAATTGGCCCTTTGTGCAGATTACTTAAAATACCCTAATCACTGCTTTAATTGGATTGCACTGTATGCGATGGACTAAAATCCCTAGACATAGGGAACACTTTCTGTGAATGGCACATACAGTGTCCAAGAGACACATTTTATGTCTTTGGGGGGGATGTCTTTTGGGGGAATGATTTTGTGAACTGAATCAACTGATTCTTAAATCATGAACATGTTAAGGAAATCTAGGGCAAATTTGGTTCGGTTCCTCACACAAAACCATTGAATGACTTCAGAAGACATATATACTACCATAATACTTATGAACAccttttaatgcttttattgtaTAATATTTGAAGCCTGAATGCTCCAGTCCTCATGCTTTGTAACTTCATGAAAAACATTCTCTTTCTgtgtcacaaaaataaataaataaataaaattcaaactggtGTTAAACCAAATCAGAACAGAActgtcatgtttgggtgaactgtcctatTTATTTTCCAAGCAGtgcatgttcctggatcaagaGTACTAGTACAGAACACTGCTGAACCCACTAAACATGAACCATTAATGACCCTTAAAATCAGATGAACGTGAGTTGTCCAAGCCTTTAACACCATATCTAGCCCATATAAAATCTGCTTGGCTTATATGAATGTTAGTTCAAGAAGAATGCTGTTGCTACTTCACTATTTTTTTGGACAGTTATACCTGACCAGATCCAGCAGTGCATCTGCAGACGTTATGACTTGTCCACCCCCCATTCTACTGTTCTCCGCATGTGTCCCATAGCCAGGTTTGATGATAAGAACGAGTACAATGCCGACCACTACTGCAATGAATGTGGTCCAAAGGTAGTAAGTGACTGTCAGCACCCCCATCCTGCAGCAAGCCTTCGACTCCATAGATGACAGTCCAGACATTAAACTACAAGCAGACAGTATAAGTTGATATGAGAAGATATTCACACAATCTTTATGTAagataacttattattattattttaatcaaatataaagaTGAGAGTGATTCAAATCTCCACCTGGAGGTGATTAGGGGAAGAATCAACATTTTAAGTATCCTCATTAGCAGCTCACCAGGGAAGGAGAAATATATTTTTGCCtgattagagaaaaaaaaaacagagaaagagCTTTTCAGATTATAAGCAATTTTGcacaatttcaacttttcagtagtgtagaaaaaaaaagatttatgttGGTAACACAGGATGAAATGTCATCCAGTTTTACTACCACGtaatatatt encodes the following:
- the LOC132119345 gene encoding excitatory amino acid transporter 5-like; its protein translation is MEELLIPADAEEAPPEPGIFFSPAGPAKSPLERIKDFMASTFSVSVREYVKDYIRQNGLLTLSVLAVMTGCVLGFTLRGLDLSTQAKIYFSFPGELLMRILKMLILPLITSSLMSGLSSMESKACCRMGVLTVTYYLWTTFIAVVVGIVLVLIIKPGYGTHAENSRMGGGQVITSADALLDLVRNMIPSNLIEATFQQYKTDIIPIIKTPVNTGRPNFVYLMPDEDNPKGRTVQLELTPPPDIEYKTRPSSSQQMNVLGIVIFSATMGLLLGKMGERGAPLVNVCQCINECVMKIINAAVWYFPFGIIFLVAGKILDMSDPSTLGKKLGWYGLTVMAGLFVHGLILLPFFYFILTWKNPFTYIRGLLQAMVIALATSSSSATLPITMKCLLENCRVDRQIARFVLPVGATINMDGTALYEAVAAIFIAQVNDYELDFGQLVTISITATAASIGAAGIPQAGLVTMVIVLSSVGLPADDITLIVAIDWILDRFRTMINVLGDALAAGIIGHLCRKDFPPDKAAKANGAAQDSQTAQNMENVPLTEVPLLGGKDCILEVVGDTVFERPTVYYNICQV